Within Rhododendron vialii isolate Sample 1 chromosome 12a, ASM3025357v1, the genomic segment CACGCAGTATTCTAGGTCCAATCCaggatttttgggcttttggggTTTGACTTGAAGGAGTTCTTTACCCAAGCTTtcaaaggtattgtttcctttattttatcaTCGGGTTGTTCAAAGACTCTCCAAAGTCTggattgaggtgtctacaataGAATTATGAGGAAGGTGGTTAGATCAATACACATATGTAATTAGCTTAAGGCCCATTCCggaatataaaataagtacttattttttaagaaggaaatttcaaacttaaaaataatgtatttacgcaaataatttttctaccaatatggatcttgtttaatagatctcgtCAAGAACTTTAATacgttgcaaaaaaaattaaaaaattattttttacttacactatttttaagtttgaaaatataaaataagctatttattttttaagaagatttctggaacaaTGCCTAATTATATACCTACTTTACTTTTACATGCCCAGCCCCACAACAGTATCAATTAATAGTCACATGATATGTGACATCGATCCATGACTAGCTAGGCAAATACTCCATAAATACCCTGCTCCTATCCGACCCACCACCCTCTCCTTCGGGCAAATACTCATTTCTCATTAAGTACTATAGCCCCTTTGAATGAAGAGATTTcatgaaaggaaaattctaaaatcggCCTATTGGACTGACAATAATAAatgtgtgaatatgtattaaagggtgcaaaaaatacacagaattacgtgtttttcttgttttcaagtgtatttatcgtcagcccagtgagctgacaatagcaagaccgttcatgaaaaaagaaagaaaagggttgTAGTTTCTTAAGATGTTACTCATTTAGATTGAACATTTTGgtgaaaaatggagaaaaaagtaaaaaaaaaaagttttgattggtctttcttctttctcacCCAATATCACCAAAAATGGAGAGAAAGagcttccctttcttttctcctcctTTCTCATCATCCAAAGAGAGTGTTAAGGGTGTTTGGCCACTTTTATTACTAAATTATTGAATGttatatttttgcattttgaagGTTTGAGAGCAAATTGATTTTAAAATCTATTTTAAAAGGCATTCtccaatttatttttaaaattttgttttccaaatttgTTGTCACATCCGCAGGTTCCTTGTGAATTCTCCATACAAATTTACACATGCACCACACAAATTTACACACCAGCCTTCTGCAAGATTTACATTATTAATATCAAAATGCTTTTACAGGTTCTAGTTATAATTCTAAAATTCATAGTCAACCATGCATAATCCATAATATGAAAAGTAATTAACTCCCGGATACCCTCTTGCAATTACATTTTTGTGTTGAGGCTTTAATTACTACAGAACACTTGAAGAGGATATGTCATGGGTCATTAATCTACCCCTGAGGTGGTAGTTCAAGTGGTTGAAGCAGCTAGCATAATATTGCTCTTCTTCtatcattttttagtttgataCTTGGGACCAGACGGTGGAGAGAAGGAGCTCCAATTTAATTTGTACTTCTGGGggtatatttataggcaagagccaaggattttgaattcaaatggtggaggtattttcAGGGTGGGCtagaagtgctttttcagctTAGCCAACTTGTAGTTGTGGCTCAAGTGGGTGTGACCGACAGCTAGCTGAGCCAGTTAGAACTTCACCTAAAATGTCGTGCGGTTAACCTGATCATGACCTCGTGCGgcataatgaattctattatgcCATGCGGTGTAAAAGTGTTCCGCGCGGTATTGTAGGTCCAGTCCaggatttttgggcttttggggTTTGACCTGAAGGAGTCCTTAATTTATCCAAGTTCTCAAATGTAttgtttcatttatttcatcatcgggatgttcAAAGACCCTCCAaggtccggattggggtgtctacaatagaATTATGGGGAAGGTGGTTAGATCAATACATATATGTAATTAGcttaaggccccgtttcggaacgtaaaataagtacttattttttaagaaggcaatttcaatataaaaaataatgtattcacgcaaataattttcctactaatatggattttgtttaatagatctcatcaagaacTTTAAtacgttgcaaaaaaaaaatttaaaaattattttttattttcattatttttaagtttgaaaatataaaataatctatttattttttaagaagatttctggaacaaTGCCTAATTATATACCTACTTTACATTTACATGCCCAGCCCCACAACAGTATCAATTAATAGTCACATGATATGTGACATCGATCCATGACTAGCTAGGCAAATACTCCATAACTACCCTGCTCCTATCCGACCCACCACCCTCCTCCGTCGGGCAAATACTCATTTCTCATTAAGTACTATAGCCCCTTTGGATGAAGAGATttcatgaaaaaagaaagaaaagggttgTAGTTTCTTAAGAAATTACTCATTTAAATTGaacattttggtaaaaaatggagaaaaaagtacaaaaaaaagagttttgattggtccttcttctttctcacccaatctcaccaaaaatggagagaaagagcttccctttcttttctcctcctTTCTCATCATCCAAAGGGAGTGTTAAGGGTGTTTGGCCACTTTTATTATTAAATTATTGAATGttatatttttgcattttgaagGTTTGAGAGCAAATTGATTTTAAAATCTATTTTAAAAGGCATTCtccaatttatttttaaaattttgttttccaaatttgTTGTCACATCCGCAGGTTCCTTGTGAATTCTCCATACAAATTTACACATGCACCACACAAATTTACACACCAGCCTTCTGCAAGATTTACATTATTAATATCAAAATGCTTTTACAGGTTCTAGTTATAATTCTAAAATTCATAGTCAACCATGCATAATCCATAATATGAAAAGTAATTAACTCCCGGATACCCTCTTGCAATTACATTTTTGTGTTGAGGCTTTAATTACTACAGTACACTTGAAGAGGATATGTCATGGGTCATTAATCTACCCCTGAGGTGGTAGTTTAAGTGGTTGGAGCAGCTAGCATAACGTTGCTCTTCTTccatcattttttagtttgataCTTGGGACCAGATGGTGGGGAGAAGGAGCTCCAATTTAATTTGTACTTCAGTGGAGGCCTAGTGACGGAGCTCGCAACGTGGTGACTAATCAATAAATATCCTGCCGGGACGTATCAGCTATAAGTTAAGTCCAAACATTCTAAATCAGGTGGGTTTCCCAGTTGATGGGGAAGTCGCTATGCGTTAGTTGATCAATCCAGACTATCCTTTCCCGGGACAAATTAATTAGTCTAAGTTATGGGTCATTCTTGATGTTTCTACTCATCGAACCAAAGTGTCTCACCGTGCACTGGTTGAATTTGTTGAAAGGGAAAATTATATACCAGTCAgtgttggagagagaaaaaaattataccgATTTAGTGGTCTCGAGTTCAGAAATGATCACCAGAAACATGGCATCGATCCCTACCAATATATGATAACTATTACTTGTCCAGACCATTTTGCCTTTGTCTTAGGGTACTGTAAGTCcaataaaaacaagaaacaagtaCATGAAGTAGAGAGTAAATCCATCTACAACAAAGGGTAACCCCAAAAATGCTGACGCGGAATTCACAATAGATTAGTTAGCGTATTAGTTCAAACAAGATAAACAACTTGAGTCCAcaagcaaatcttgcgcacaaggaaaaaagagagaaattcgGAGTAATTTATTGATGTAGAAGATGATCAAAACATTTCAATACTTTCCTAAAACGGTAAAAAACTtaaattgaaggcctaaacgaaggaattgGGCCGAAAAATACTATGGCTCACGACTTAGAGTGGCGAGTCTTGACTGTAACGCGAAAATAAATCAGCCCATCAAGTTTGGGCCCGATTAGAGCTTGTCCGAATTTTTTCAAATCGGGAAATCTGCAATTAAGCATCGTTTGAACTTCTGAGGCTTCGATCGGTCCAATTTATCATGAAATTGGGTCTCCACATGTTCTATATCAAATGCTCACCCTTAGTGAGCCCATTGATTAATTACTCTCTGAGGGATATGTAGTCTGTAGAGGTGCAAATCTTacattaagaaaaagaaaagaaaaaaaagttcataaagtTATGGCAGCATCTCCTGATACGTAGGGCAagtccaaaaatgaaaattcaagtAGGCCCATAAAGTGATTACTCTCTTGCGGAATGTGCATGCTTTTTGggatcattaaaaaaaatataaataaaacaagaaacaagCAATATTCTCGCGTTTCTTAAATTTGTTAGAGTTGCACTCTAAAAAGTCTTGGGGTATTTTCGGGTAAAAAGGCCCGGCCAAGTCACGTACACCATGTAGTGATCATTATTATTATaggcaatttttttaaaagtcagACACTCTTAAAAAAGTCAAACATAAGATAAACAAATCGGGATGAAAAGAGTAGTTCTTACCATGTTCAGGTGATTTCAGAACTTCCAAAAAGCATGCACATTCCGCAGAGAGTATAATAAAGTAAGAGAACTTCCAACCACTGAATCAGTAATTTATTAGTGGGGATTTTCCCATTGTTCACTTCAAACTATGATGTGAATATATAGTGTCCGCATGAGTGTTGAATAATCCACTCGAAGGGGGTAAAGCAGTTAtgacttcttcttcctttttttgccAAGTTATATACATTAACGAGGGAGATATATAGTTAATGAATTGTCTATAGAGGTTAAAAGCATGTTCATAGTCTTAAACCACAAACATTTTTGACAGAATTCGAACCCTAACCTCCTATAAAGAAAGGACTAGGACATACTACCATTGAGAGCTACAAGACCTTTGACAAACAATTATGACTTTGCCTACCTTCTTTAGTGGAGTATTACTCTATTTTATACAgctttcttttattgactaGACCTTAGCACgctagtttttaaaatttattgggTGCCCCTGCCTCAACATCACTTAATGatgttggtggtggtgtgggGGAGGGGGGTTGGGTGGTGGTTCTTCATTGTATAGATATTAATTCTACACAAAAATGTACGTTGTTAAGAGGTGTTGGGGCACTACTTGGCATTAGTTGGTAATGTTCCAAAACTAGGTAAATAGTACCCCCATTAGTTAAAAATGCAACATGAACTTACAAAATTGGTAGCAAACGAGCATCGATGGCTTTTGATTACAACATTACTTTTGTTTCTATTAACTTATTATGATCCGGAAAGTCTATTAAACCAACTTGCACAATAACACGCACACATGCTTATGCGGCATTGTATTACTGGGTAGTGTAAAATGGCATTTCATAAATTACCCGATGATACAGTACCACCTAAGTATGGTGCATGTGCATATTATTGCGCAAAATGCATGTTACTATGTAGGGCTTGTTTGTTGGAGGGAGAAGGGGGTAGGATTGGGTGGGCCCGGGATAAACTAAGAAGGGTTGGTCTTTATCCGATGTTGGTTTGCCCTTAATCAGCAACCAGATTGCTTATCCCATCCCACACCTTATTGTTAGCTTATCTGGTAGTTGGGAATTACCAACATTTCCCCCAAAACCCTCTTAagtgttttttgtattttccttGCAAAGATTCTACAAAGACAATCAAGTAATTTGTCATATTATTTCTTTATCCACCTACCCTTATCCACTCATATCAACTACCAAACAAACTCCTTAGCTAACATGCACCCTCTTCTTAACTAATGCTCCTTATACCATATACATTTCTTGTTACCATCCTTTCTTAAACCACAAAACTTTATTCACCCGACAAACAGGCTGTTCATTAAACATGAAAGGATGCTCGTCACTTTTTGAGGAGATGAGGATAAAGTGAGGGGTGTGGGTCAAATATGGTAAATTCGGTTGGTTCATGTATTTTCCCGttaggctaaataagccaattggcttatttttttgttcttattcaatttttttttgtatttgttagtttttcgttaatttttggggattattgcatcgtcataacaagaggaatctaaaaagtaaaaaaattacgatcgaaacctaattttttcgaataaagacaaaaataagccaaaaagccaattttttcgtatttattcaaaaaaaattggatttcgatcataattttactttttaaattcctctcatcataataacgcaataatccccaaaaaattgacgaaaaactaacataaaagaaaaaaaatttgaataagaacaaaaaaataagccaattgacttatttaacCGAACGGATATTCTCTATTGTACTTCCGGTCACCAAATGTAAATAGTATGTGACCCGCCCTGTttcaaagtttttattttcttttttgtcattcgttaatctactctatcctaaaaaaagaaaaaagaacttgAGGAGGGGAATGAGTACTTACGGGAATCAAACACTGCTCATGTGCATGGAAGTATAAGAGATGCACCAACTACAATACTCCACTCCACTTACCCCCATTTCAAAGTGTGACCATTACGAAATCatgcaattttcaaataaacgaaacaataatttatgtgcaaaaatttataatttcctgtaccaatttaaaaatgtaGTTGAGATATTTAAATCGGtgcaaaaagattttaaaaattgcatgaaaaataattttatttagctCCACTTTAATTACTCCGTATTTGGTGTGACCGAATATCAACAAACGAGACTGAATATGACGTGATGGTCCCGAAACACCGGATAAATTTCCATACACCCTCCTCTTATTTATATGCATAATATTATTCTAAGTGTTCCTCATAACATAGAAAAGATGTTCATGTTCTCAACTTGCATAAACCAACTAAAAGCCCAACCCCTATGGAtacttcttctctcctctcttggcTTCCTCTCTATCCTCAAACACAccatctctctcctcaaatGGCTCTTCATCACACTCCTACGGCCTCCCAAAACCCTCAAGAACTACGGTTCTTGGGCTCTCATCACTGGCTCCACTGACGGCATTGGAAAGGCCTTTGCTTTCCAACTGGCCCAAAATGGCCTAGACCTCATCCTGGTCAGCAGAAACTCCCCAAAACTCAACTCAGTCTCGAGTGAGATTCAAGCTAAGTACCCACGTACGAAagtgaaggtggtggtggtagatTTTTCGGGCGATGTCAAGGAGGGAGCCGGAGcggtggaggaggtggtgagAGGGTTGGACGTGGGTATTTTGGTGAATAATGTGGGTGTTTCGTACCCGGCGGCGAGGTTCTTCAgcgaggtggaggaggaggtgtGGAGGAAGGTGGTTAGGGTAAATTTGGAAGGTACGACTAGAGTTACAAGAGCAGTTTTAGGAGGGATGGTCGAAAGGAAGAGAGGTGCTATTGTTAGCATTGGCTCCGGTGCGGCTATTGTTGTGCCTTCTCATCCTCTCTATGCTATCTATGCTGCTACCAAAGCGTACgtatgcctctctctctctctctcatcttttttCCGAAGAACCAGTACGTACAtcagtgtgtgtatatatatatatatagtaagctTATAATGCGGATCTCCACATCCAAGCAAAATGCGGACCACCGCATTTcttcccttttccgattgaattttgatgatccgagccgttcaatatgttcagagcgtgattttaaaggtagccgccagaaatcggcaaaaaaaatgaccaggaagggcttgatttgagcagtttttatttgaaccgttcaataaaaaataaacaaaaaactgcttggatgaagccctttccgattttcttttttgcaaatttAGCACGGGTAccctaaaaatcacgttctgaacatattgagcggctcggatcatcgaaattcgatcggaaaaggagaggtccgcactttgcttggatgtggaggtccgcattagaagctcttactatatatatatgaaactgaaaaaattaaaacaacacCACAAAACGCCTGTCGAAAAGAATTCTTCAAAATTGGTTCTAGAAAGAGACATTACCAAATTAATTGTAGCAAAATAAAGTTGCACTTGCAAACTTTCGGTGATCTGACCTTGCTCGGTTAAGggttttagattttggattctaatcattatcctatttctctctatactcattacctacaaatctaactccaaaattccaaaacgaagaGGGGATCTTCAATTTTGATAAGGCGAATTCACATTTTCAAAGCACAGCCAAACAAAACCTTCaattttacttaccaaaaaaaaaaaaaaaaatacctttcaatttcgtttgaaaaataaagttaaatGGAACATTTAAATAAATATGTATATGTCGATTTTATTCTAATTCTCGCTGTCGATGGTACTCCAGTTCTTCATGATATATATTGTGCTGAAAGAGCTTTTTCTACAATTCTAATCACTAATGGTCAGCCCAGACTTTTCAGGGGTttaaagtgaaaataaaaaataaggccTTTTTGTTGGACTATTATTTAGGGATAAAAAAGTACAAGGGACccttgaaattcaaaaaatttttgAGGCTTAAAGTGGTCGACCAACACAAGTTTTAGCTGAGGACCGGctcattagaaaaaaaattatttctactAGCACATTGTGCTTGATTTCTCCGGCGGGCTAAATAATTTAATTGCAGTGAATTCGATGGAGTGCGAAGTCAACGAGTTAAACGTCACATGAACTTGTAACGGaagggaaaataaatttttttttaccattctagccttctaggaaaagaaattcAGTGACATTTTTTTGACTAACTATTACTTTTCCTTGCCctaaacattttcaaactctTATTCAAGTAGCATTATAATTGATTGTTTCAAATTAtggcttaaaaaaaatatttgatttcGTAATTGTTTGccattattaattttttacataatCGAGGTGGTGAAATTGCATGCGAAGCAGATATATTGATAAAATTTCAAGATGCCTGTACGTGGAATACAAGCAGTTTGGGATAGATGTGCAGTGCCAGGTACGTACGAATGTATGCATCCATAACTTAGTTAATTATTACCTTTCTAGTAATTTTTTGAGCTTCAGTTTACTAAAGAGAACATTTGGCCTAAAAACATTTTACCAAAGCTTAAAAACGTTCCctgaaaaatattttgacttttatgattttttttttcttttgtcaagtttcatctaaatatatatatatatatatatatattgttcttCTTGTCGAGATTCATAAATAAGATAGAATCAAGTGATATTAAACTAATAAAGTTCGGAAACAAGCTCCTTcaagtaagttttttttggtaatacgTCTCCTGTTTTAAACGCCCATTTGTAGTGTTGACCTgactttccttttcttttattaagtCGACTTAAATTTCATTTTGCAAAAGTCAATAGTGTTagtcatagtttttttttttttttgctcggcaaaagagaATTTAAATTAAAGATGGGCCCCTTTCcactaagaaaaataagataagtacaaattttttaaattaaagatgatgtatatatagtgagagaatgacctatttcgtaaagtaaaaaattaagtagttaaaaaataagaactttaacgGAACGAGTTAAACTCTTGTCAAATACAATGACGTACATGTTGCCTACAACTATACTATACCgctctaccttttttttttgctcagcaaacgaaacaaatttattaaatctcgaaaggggtacatcgaggataGAAAGGGATGAGCAAACTAGCTCAAACCGAaaacatgaaaaacaaaagaagaaatgaaaagGCCATAAAAAATTAGTAATGTAATTAGTAACAAAGGTACTGAATACTGATAATGGCGAGACAAAATCTTTGATGGATAAAGTTACCACTACGTACTTTTATTTCGAAgaatatatctatatatatagacacacacacactgcaAAAAGTATCAAGACATTCCacatccaaaaataaaatactatgTCCAAGCATGTTCGTTTAAAATGTGCTCACTCTGTAGTGCCTTGGGAAAATATTTGATTGTggtatttttgaaaacatttaaactttctttaaaaactcaaaaggaaaaaaaaatgtctaattttgaaaacaaaccctcataaaaaaacaaaaggtagttgtaaaaagtaataaaaaaaaaacccagataatattaaattttgtaCGAAGATATTATAATTATTTGCATTTTTCCATAGAAAGACAAGTTCTCCGTATAAAGCAAAcacaataaaaagaaagaatagctACTTCTAAAGGACTGCTCGCGAGATGAGTCTTCATCTTTAGAACAATTTCAATTGTCAAAACAATATTGCTAAGGTGCCAAACATCTAATATGCTTCATTACATTAATATATAGGAAAAGAATGTATTGAGAGATCTTCGTAGAGTAGCATAagactttcttcttctttttaatcggTAGCATAAGACTTTTCTAGTGCTGCTACTCGCAAAAATTAAACCTACCTCTCAACCTCTTCATAATTTAATAGAAGATAATAATATAAACAACCAATTCTCACTACCAATCTTTTCAAGctcacttttttccttttatcagcaaaaataatgtcattcatcacaaaaaaacaaaatgcaattAGTACACTACAGTAGGAAAAGAacaacatagagagagagagcctcaAAGAGTGCACAATACCCTCGTACTACTGCTGCTCACAAAAACTTAACCTACATCTCCGCCTCTCGAATTTTTCTATTatttcaaaaggaaaacaaccgaaaaagaaaaacatctaGCAAAGAGC encodes:
- the LOC131309994 gene encoding very-long-chain 3-oxoacyl-CoA reductase-like protein At1g24470, producing the protein MFMFSTCINQLKAQPLWILLLSSLGFLSILKHTISLLKWLFITLLRPPKTLKNYGSWALITGSTDGIGKAFAFQLAQNGLDLILVSRNSPKLNSVSSEIQAKYPRTKVKVVVVDFSGDVKEGAGAVEEVVRGLDVGILVNNVGVSYPAARFFSEVEEEVWRKVVRVNLEGTTRVTRAVLGGMVERKRGAIVSIGSGAAIVVPSHPLYAIYAATKAYIDKISRCLYVEYKQFGIDVQCQVPLYVSTKMASRIALIERSSFFIPSADNYAQAAVQQIGYGPRCTPYWTHSVQWFLASLLPESVLDWWRLSIGIRRREMSLHDE